A part of Canis lupus familiaris isolate Mischka breed German Shepherd chromosome 4, alternate assembly UU_Cfam_GSD_1.0, whole genome shotgun sequence genomic DNA contains:
- the MED7 gene encoding mediator of RNA polymerase II transcription subunit 7 produces the protein MGEPQQVSALPPPPMQYIKEYTDENIQEGLAPKPPPPIKDSYMMFGNQFQCDDLIIRPLESQGIERLHPMQFDHKKELRKLNMSILINFLDLLDILIRSPGSIKREEKLEDLKLLFVHVHHLINEYRPHQARETLRVMMEVQKRQRLETAERFQKHLERVIEMIQNCLASLPDDLPHSEAGMRVKTEPMDADDSNNCTGQSEQQRENSGHRRDQIIEKDAALCVLIDEMNERP, from the coding sequence ATGGGTGAGCCACAACAAGTGAGTGCCCTTCCACCACCTCCAATGCAGTACATCAAGGAATATACAGATGAAAATATTCAGGAAGGCCTCGCTCCCAAGCCTCCACCTCCAATAAAAGACAGCTATATGATGTTTGGCAATCAGTTCCAATGTGATGATCTTATCATCCGCCCTTTAGAAAGCCAGGGCATCGAACGGCTTCATCCTATGCAGTTTGATCATAAGAAAGAACTGAGAAAACTCAATATGTCAATTCTTATCAATTTCTTAGACCTCTTAGATATCTTGATAAGGAGCCCTGGGAGTATAAAACGAGAAGAGAAACTAGAAGATCTTAAGCTGCTTTTTGTACATGTGCATCATCTCATAAATGAATACCGACCGCACCAAGCAAGAGAGACATTGAGAGTAATGATGGAGGTGCAGAAACGTCAACGCCTTGAAACAGCTGAGCGGTTTCAGAAGCATCTGGAACGAGTCATTGAGATGATTCAGAATTGCTTGGCTTCTTTGCCTGATGATTTGCCCCATTCTGAAGCAGGGATGAGAGTAAAAACTGAACCAATGGATGCTGATGATAGCAACAATTGTACTGGACAGAGTGaacagcaaagagaaaattcAGGTCATAGGAGAGACCAGATAATAGAGAAGGATGCTGCCTTGTGTGTCCTAAttgatgaaatgaatgaaagaccatga